The following nucleotide sequence is from Scleropages formosus chromosome 4, fSclFor1.1, whole genome shotgun sequence.
AGTGAAATCTGCCTATATTTGAAAGCTCCTTGGAAACCCACAGATTGGCCTTTTGAATAATAGTTTTAGTTGGGGGTTACAGATAATGTAGTAATTTACAAAATGTTCACCTATGAAGAAAGTCTACTATTTTTTCTCCGCATATAGCTCAAGATAGTTCCAGTACATATATGTAACAGTCATAAAAAcggtcaatttatttttctaagcCACCCCTTTGATTTAAATAcctgtttttcataattttcttaCTGATGGTTATGTCCAACCTATTCATGGCAGATGAAACTGAAGTTCAACTGTTTATGCCAACAGAGCAGAAATTGAAAATCTGTAATATTAGTCACATTATGTAATGTcagacagttttattttaaagttcacTTGAATTCTAAACAATACTTAGCAACACAGATTTATATAATGGGTGGCAGTACAAATTATTACCCACAATCCTCCGTACTTTGTGCATTGTTTGTGATCACTGATGTGTGAAAGTTTTTCATCCAGTGACAGGAGCTGCACCTTAGCTCATCAGGTTAAAAATATACAGGTGGCCCCTGATTTATGATAGGGTtatgttccgtgaaacccatcgtgagtcgaaaatatcataagtcgaaaatgcatttaatacacctatcctaccgaacatcatagcctaacATATCTGCGATGGCCTGTATGACTTGCCGTCTTCATGTTGGGCAATTAtattgagtttctcctcaagagtaattgccctccttcttcccaccagtagcaggagacacagatggggaTTTCTGTGACATTCTGAATGCActaaacacaatgtagatacggggggtatctgtatagcaacTGCatagcagactgggagatgcggatcgctgctgctgcccagcatagcgagagagtatcgcattGCATATCGCCtgcgcaggaaaaaaaaaaaaaaatctagattcaaaattcaaagtacagtttgtctatcaccagctcaccattgtacaGTCGAAAAATCCCAAGttaaccattgtaagtcgaggagcatctgtaatacagaatacaaaatacaaaaaagcgGCAGCGtagcacagcacctgggtggtgcaagagtatgtgggttcagtccctgttcagtctgtgtggattttgcatgctctctgggtgctctggtttcctcctaaagacatgctattcaggttcacccaaagtgtgtgagtgatagagtgtgtttcactgatgtatggatgagtgacccattgtaagcagtgtatctatcagtgtgtcaccttggtgaataaggtgtgtgggctgattgataacactacatagagagttcattgaaagttgctttgaagaaaagcatctgctaaataaatgcaaaaagtttttttgtgaattcccgtaatataaaacagaaatagaaaaataaaaactgtcaatGCAAACAGTTTCACATAtcatttcaaagacaaaagtacatgaatacacacgcacacactgtctgaaaccgttcaTCCCAAGCgcggtcgcggcgagccggagcctagtctgacaacacagggggcagggctggagggggaggggacacacccaggatgggacgccactccgtcgcaagtcaccccaagcgggactcgaaccccagacctgccagagagcaggacccggtcaagcatgctgcaccaccacgcccccctcgtaaatgaatacattatgGTAAAATATGTTAACGGTActgctgataaaaaaaaaatgcccatgaCTGCTGGTGAACGTCAGGTTAAATGCTGAGCCAAATTAAAGGTGAGCAGGGAGACGTTTagtaaatgtaagaagaatGTTCAGTACCAAATGAAGAGCAGGCAGAAAATGAGAGAGAATTAAGTCTCCCAAAACATCAACGAAAGCTCAACTGGAACCGAAATCGAGAAGAAACCACAAAGCAAGTAGCGAAGTGGCGTGCATTGAAGAAAGAGGCAAAAAATAAGGCCTCAGCTATGACAAAGCCATTTGCTAGTGTGCAGGCCTTGGCTGAAGCAATTTCTCATGCTAGACAGGCTCTTCAGGCAGCACTGCTATCAACACCACACTGTAAGAGAGCTCTCTCTCGTGAACTGTACCAAAAGACATTTGATTTTGATAATGAAGAATCAAGCTccaatcagtcagtcagtagGACAAAAGCCTCTGTCAAATGAGAGCATAGACAAAGCTGTTGAATTTTATGAAAGAAACGATATCAGCTGCCAAGCTCCAGGAAGAAAAGATGTAGTCACTATGACAAATGATGTTGGGGAAAAGGAGAAACAAATATGACAATGAACTCTTTCCTGGCAAGGCCACATCAAAGATTGGAGAACATTATGAAGTGCCTGTCAAGGTGAAAACTGGTAGATTGTGGAAATGGCCTCATAAAGGAAGACAAAATCTTCTATACCAGAGACAAAATTAAGATGCGGCTGGAGTCACCTATTACTGTAAACAGATGAGGATTGTAGAAATTCaatataaacttttaaaatgatgtcCAACAGGACATTACAATCAGTACTGAACTGAAgaataatttcacaaaacaagtgtttcttttagggggtgcggtggcacagtgggttggaccacagtcctgctctccggtgggtctggggttcaagtcccgcttggggtgccttgcgacggactggcgtcccatcctgggtgtgtcccctccccctccagccttacgccctgtgttaccgggtaggctccggttccccgtgacctcgtatgggacaagcggttctgaaaatgtgtgtgaaagtgtttcttttaattttagtaCCTTTTACAAACTGCAAAATGCACTTAAATTTTACTATTTGACATGCCATAATAAGATGATAAAATTGTTATCCTAGATTATATGTCTAATTTGGacaattcattttatatttgtggTATATAAAGACTTTAAGAAATTACAGTACATAACCAAGTTGGTGTTGTAAGGTGTTGGCTTACTGGTTACACAAATTGTAAAGTCAGTCATGGTAACATAAGTCATACCGTAGTTATGcatataacaaaaaattaaacagtatttttctcgggggcacagtggtgctgagggtttggccagtgcctgcccCACCCACAAACCTTcatcctgtgctgccgggtaggttctggctcgccgtgaccctgctcagaatgagcggttgtagacattgcttGGTTTTCTTGTGGATGTTAGTCTGATTATATTATTGGGATAAGGTCTTACAATGGAATAAGCTCAATTTTCTACTTCAAACAGATTTCAGACAATTTCAAATCAAAGTTGACTAGAATTTTTCCATGtccatttctcacacacacacagaaaccacttgtcccaagcagggtcgtggcaaaccaaagcctaacccggcaacacagagcataaggacagagggggaggggacacacccaggacagggggcaaatccgtcacaaggtaccccaagcaggacttgaaccccagacccaccagagagcggaacccggccaaatccgctgcgccaccacacctcccctgtccatttttcatcagtcacatttcaaattttaatccAAGtatgaaaaaagaagagaagtaATGAtgaattgaaaacattttcatgtcaAGCAAGTGCCAAGTACAGCTATCCACCCAACTTGCAGCAAATAGCTAAAGGCATTGACTGGGGGATAAGAAATCTAAACATAACTCTCTTATTTGTAATGTCAGTCACGATGGATTTCCCCTGTGGCACTTTCGTCCAGAAGCATCATCCTACCAACCTGAAAAATCTACAGAAAATCTGCCAGTAAGAATGGGACAAAATCACTCTGGAGCAGTGTGCAAAACTGGTGCAGACTAACCCAAAAAGACTTTAGGGTGTTATTGAGGCATGGAGGCTCTACAAAATATGAATGTGTAGGGGCTGAATACGTATGCATGCAGTGTTTTTAACACTTaggtttacaataaaaatacttattggaagaatatgtgtatatatttttgaagCCGCAGCTTCTGTGCTTGTAGAACCTATGgtcaatattgttaatacgtcgttatttaatggctgtgttccaaaagcttttaaaatcgctaTTATTAGAACCCagctaaagaaatcggatctggattgtaataatccatgtaattatagacccctttccaatctaccgtttttatccaaaattctgcaaaagatcgtagcttcccaaattgtaaaatatcttaatcatcataatatatttgaaacatttcagtCTGGTTTTCACACTGGTCACAGCATTGAAACAGCACTCAcacatgttgttaatgatattctcatctcttctggtgctggtcagatctctattcttatgttaatGGACTTGAGGGCTGCATTCGATACTGTaaaccatagtatcctactgagtagacttgaaaacctggttggacgaAGGGgaactgttctgaagtggtttgactcgtatttagctaaccatgaacaatttgtactgaaatctgatgactgcaccccctccatctcaactacggttcagtatagtgtaccacagggctctgtgctgggtccattactgttgtCACTGTATATGTCTACATGGTCTGGGATGTTCATTTCAGCCTCTTGCGTTGAACAGCGATCCGATTTtagaaacattaacaaaaatccCAAAATCCACAAAATTTCCCAAGCCTAGAGCTGCTGCTAGCATTGTGCACAGTGTTTCAcgttttacacattttacccTCCTGATCTGTAGTCATTTCTCACCAAATTCTGAAAGACATTAAGAAAAGTACACCAAGACTTGTGGAGGCCTCCCCTTCTACTATAGTAAAGGGTCGATGGTCATGTGGATTTCATCAGGATTTTGTGAACTACTGCCAGAGCCAAGGTACAGCTCCTCCTTCCGGCACAGGAAGTGGCTGGAGATAATCTTCCGGAAGGTGTTCCTGAAGTCCCGGATGCGGTAGGCATAGATGATGGGGTTAACTGCAGAGTTGGCATGCGACAGGATGATGGCCAGGTACATGATGTAATTGGACTTCTGCACAGGGTAGAAGAGTGTGAGGCAGTTAAGGATGTGGACTGGCAGCCAGCAGAAAGCAAACAGGCCCACAATAATGGAGAGGGACTTGGCTGCTCGGAATTCACGTTGCAGAAGGCTATGCGAGTTCTCACCATTGATGCACTTGAGCTCAATCTGGCGCAGCTGCTTGCGCGCCACGTTGAAAATTTTAGCATAGATGGCCAGCATGATGAGCAGCGGCAAAAGCACGCAGCCAAAGAAGTTGAAGTAGACCATGTAGCGCATATCCACCACAGTCTCAAAGTAGCATGTGAGATAACAGCTCTGACTGGTGCTGCTTGTGTTTGCTGGGCTGCTCATGTTTCTACACACTGTGTGCTTCTTGTTCCAGCCCAGGAATGGAACAAGGCCGATGATGAAAGACAGGATCCAAAGGATGGCGATAATCTCTCTGGCTCTCTTGCCCGTCACAAGTTCGTTGTATCTGATCAAATGAAAAGGTGCGAAAAATGTAAGCGCACGGCTAGGTTCCTCCTGTCCCTGAAATTTTACTGAGTGACATGGccatacataatttaaaaaaacaatgatgaatattaaattgaaatatttacagaatttctTAATATGGCTTCACTTTCATATTTCTAGCATTACATACAATCATACATGAATCAATCACGCTTTTCTTTCAACTGTTTCTCTGTATTAGCAAATGATGTAACTAATGTAGGTGCTTTGCTCTGTCCTTTTAATACAAATTAAGACTGATTTTAGGCAATGACCCCTGGAGTCATACATCAGGCTAATATTGCTATACTGTAAATATTGCTAGTTTTCTGTCATGTTAAATTCACCTACATTCTCTACAATGTCACAGAAGTGTTTCACTGCTAAAGAGACTAATATGAGTTTGCACTGCCTAAGCCTAAATTATTTAGCTTGGTAGAGCTGCACTTGAAGTTCTGTtgatgtgtgtgacagtgtcaCATGCTGAATTAGGTGGACAGTAGATAAAACAAGCATCGGATAACCTAAGGTCTGCATAGTCCTGCTGAATGCCAGTGTAGATAGTAACTCATCCATTCTCAGCGTCctggcagctgcagcagcaaaaACTCATCACTAATTATTTCTCAGACTTTATTCCCATCAAACTTCTATTGATGAATTCTGAATATTCCTTTTATGTGAGGGCCAGTGGAGAGCTACTTCATGAACACCATATTAAGAAATTTGCTGTTGCATAATGATATTGAAACTGATTTGGACAGTGTCACAATGGAGCAAGACCATGCAGGTGGGTGGGAACTATGAGGCTGTGACTTTGAGTGACTCAGTAGACTGTAGAACATGTAACCAGCTGCCATACCAGGGTAACAGTTCTGGTAACAGCCCCAATTTTTTCTGCACAGAAAAGCACTGTACTTGGAATGCACAGACACAGCACACATTGCCCTCAAGACTAACATGTTAAAAACAAGTTGCAATATTAACATGCTCTAAAAATCGCTGCACTTAAAATTATGCATGAAGATAAATATACAGAGGGGATTACAGACTTCAGAGGTGTTATGTAACTGTCATGTGTCAGAGGGATCACAGGTAGAATGTTAGTCTGCTCAACATTATATTTGCCTTTAAAAATGGCTGTTGCCCCAAAATAACATATCCAAACTATGAGGAGGCTGATACCATTATGGTCAGTAAAGGCTGCAGGGGGCTAGGATTTGGAACAGAACCAAGCATCAGGGTGAGATTTGTGCTCAAAAAGACTAAAATGTTACACTGAGTGCCTTATAGGTTATGTTTGTTTCCTATTCCACCTGTGAAGACAGAGAAAGACTCCAATGGTTATTTGAAGTATTTCCATTTGAAGTAAGTAACATACAACAGGAACAATTTCCAGCACTACCGTTGTAACACAAGCTACAAGAATGAGACAAAAATACcctggatggaaaaaaaatacaaattatataaacacattaaataaactgaaaaagaaagacacacaaTATGGGTAAGCACTGGAGCTACCCTCCCTTCAATGTCGCCATAAAAAAACTCCTAATTTTGGTCTCTACTTTCCAAAAATCCACCTGGATATCAAGGTACATTTAAAAGTTTGTTATGCCCACGACATTGGATGGGACGAACGCACCTGCAGCACATAAGGGAGACAAAGCATAAAAGAGTGGCTCAGCCGCACCGGATCACGAAACCTCACTTCAGCAACCCCTACCACCA
It contains:
- the adora2b gene encoding adenosine receptor A2b isoform X1: MKADTFYIAVELVIALLSISGNVLVCWAVAINTTLKNATNYFLVSLAVADILVGCLAIPFAITISIGLPSDFYGCLFMACFVLVLTQSSIFSLLAIAIDRYLAVKIPLRYNELVTGKRAREIIAILWILSFIIGLVPFLGWNKKHTVCRNMSSPANTSSTSQSCYLTCYFETVVDMRYMVYFNFFGCVLLPLLIMLAIYAKIFNVARKQLRQIELKCINGENSHSLLQREFRAAKSLSIIVGLFAFCWLPVHILNCLTLFYPVQKSNYIMYLAIILSHANSAVNPIIYAYRIRDFRNTFRKIISSHFLCRKEELYLGSGSSSQNPDEIHMTIDPLL
- the adora2b gene encoding adenosine receptor A2b isoform X2 codes for the protein MKADTFYIAVELVIALLSISGNVLVCWAVAINTTLKNATNYFLVSLAVADILSSIFSLLAIAIDRYLAVKIPLRYNELVTGKRAREIIAILWILSFIIGLVPFLGWNKKHTVCRNMSSPANTSSTSQSCYLTCYFETVVDMRYMVYFNFFGCVLLPLLIMLAIYAKIFNVARKQLRQIELKCINGENSHSLLQREFRAAKSLSIIVGLFAFCWLPVHILNCLTLFYPVQKSNYIMYLAIILSHANSAVNPIIYAYRIRDFRNTFRKIISSHFLCRKEELYLGSGSSSQNPDEIHMTIDPLL